In Sorghum bicolor cultivar BTx623 chromosome 10, Sorghum_bicolor_NCBIv3, whole genome shotgun sequence, one genomic interval encodes:
- the LOC8076179 gene encoding cytochrome b-c1 complex subunit 8, with translation MGKMPVRMKAVVYALSPFQQKVMPGLWKDITTKIHHKVTENWISATLLVTPVVGTYQYAMWYKEQEKLSHRY, from the exons ATGGGGAAGATGCCGGTGCGGATGAAGGCGGTGGTGTATGCGCTGTCGCCTTTCCAGCAGAAGGTGATGCCGGGGCTGTGGAAGGACATCACCACCAAGATCCACCACAAGGTCACCGAGAACTGGATCTCCGCCACGCTCCTCGTCACCCCCGTCGTCGGCACCTACCA ATACGCCATGTGGTACAAAGAGCAGGAGAAGCTTTCCCACAGATATTAA
- the LOC8076180 gene encoding probable glycosyltransferase At5g25310 has translation MGPTRPSGESSSRVLLCVPGPGESKKAGGDAERPLGVEQELDVARAAIRRTAQRHTVLPADQQATAMSARRSAGSTPEWRMLSWPASTAIRQRSIPPDVSGVPDINLYDGEMPRELLAPAPAPGVRRRVRSSPSSPAAGTGTSGTSCSGTGRTPVTRTCSRPVYEHRQDDAFGYYSFMRRARFCLCPSGFEVASPRDTTRVRTVHLPLRQLAHELASGVSYWRCRARMVVARPAPESELQAFPIVDVQVQRLPPGRTRRHRARRLPIFARPAALEPRPGTGPYVSPPEWRLLRSFRPFFPCLYCATVCVHARVRQERSRRTPLKMSVEQELDAARAAIQRAARRRRRRRRVVDPAGRGSGNVTTADEWFEAGVDHALVASVYRNPAAFHRSYREMERRFKVYVYEEGEPPILHAGPCKDIYTIEGRFIEQLELMAPPPPAGGGGGARTSDPARAHAFFLPFSVSKMVQFAYRPDTYDKTPLRAIVADYVRVVASRHPYWNRSAGADHFMLSCHDWGPEASRGHPELHANGIRALCNANTSEGFRPGQDVSVPEINLYTGDMPRQLLAPPAPPLASRPFLAFFAGGRHGHVRDLLLRRWKGHDPDVFPVYEHEHEHSHGRRQQDGAPLDYYWYMRRARFCLCPSGYEVASPRVVEAIHAECVPVILSDGYALPFADVLRWEAFSVAVPVADIPRLREVLERIPAPEVERLQRGVRLVKRHFMLHQPPERLDMFNMILHSVWLRRLNLRLNR, from the exons ATGGGCCCAACACGGCCCAGTGGAGAGAGCAGCTCGCGTGTCCTGCTTTGTGTGCCAGGACCAGGAGAGAGCAAGAAGGCCGGTGGTGACGCGGAGAGACCGCTGGGCGTCGAGCAGGAGCTCGACGTGGCGCGAGCTGCGATCCGGCGCACGGCGCAGCGGCACACGGTGTTGCCGGCCGATCAGCAGGCAACGGCAATGTCAGCTCGGCGATCAGCTGGTTCGACGCCGGAGTGGAGAATGCTCTCTTGGCCAGCGTCTACCGCAATCCGGCAGCGTTCCATTCCACCG GACGTGAGCGGCGTGCCGGACATTAACCTCTACGACGGAGAGATGCCGCGGGAGCTcctggcgccggcgccggcgccaggGGTGAGACGTCGCGTCcgttcctcgccttcttcgccGGCGGCCGGCACGGGCACATCCGGGACCTCCTGCTCCGGCACTGGAAGGACGCCCGTGACACGGACGTGTTCCCGGCCGGTGTACGAGCACAGGCAAGACGATGCGTTCGGCTACTACTCATTCATGCGGCGCGCGCGCTTCTGCCTGTGCCCGAGCGGGTTCGAGGTGGCGAGCCCGCGCGAT ACTACTAGAGTGCGCACGGTGCATCTGCCTCTGCGGCAGTTGGCGCACGAGCTGGCCTCCGGGGTGTCCTACTGGCGCTGCCGAGCTCGTATGGTGGTGGCCCGGCCGGCGCCCGAGAGCGAGCTGCAGGCCTTCCCCATTGTGGATGTGCAGGTGCAGCGCCTGCCGCCTGGGCGAACGCGAAGACATCGAGCGAGAAGGCTCCCGATCTTCGCGCGGCCGGCGGCGCTCGAGCCACGGCCGGGGACGGGGCCTTATGTCTCGCCGCCGGAGTGGCGGCTGCTCCGGAGCTTCCGTCC TTTTTTTCCTTGCCTTTACTGTGCTACCGTGTGCGTCCATGCCCGTGTGAGGCAGGAGAGGAGCAGGAGGACGCCGCTGAAGATGAGCGTGGAGCAGGAGCTTGACGCGGCACGTGCCGCGATACAGCGAGcggcgcgtcgtcgtcgtcgtcggcggcgtgTCGTTGATCCCGCCGGCCGTGGCAGTGGCAACGTAACCACGGCGGACGAGTGGTTCGAAGCCGGAGTCGAccatgctctcgtggccagcgtctaCCGCAACCCGGCCGCGTTCCACCG GAGCTACAGAGAAATGGAGAGGCGGTTCAAGGTGTACGTGTACGAGGAAGGCGAGCCGCCGATCCTGCACGCCGGCCCGTGCAAGGACATCTACACCATCGAGGGCCGCTTCATCGAGCAGCTTGAgctcatggcgccgccgccgccggccggcggcggcggcggcgcgcgcacgTCGGACCCGGCGCGCGCCCACGCCTTCTTCCTGCCGTTCAGCGTCTCCAAGATGGTCCAGTTCGCGTACCGCCCCGACACCTACGACAAAACCCCTCTCCGCGCCATCGTCGCCGACTACGTCCGCGTCGTCGCGTCACGGCACCCTTACTGGAACCGCTCCGCCGGCGCCGACCACTTCATGCTCTCCTGCCACGACTGG GGCCCTGAGGCGTCGAGGGGGCACCCGGAGCTGCACGCGAACGGCATCCGCGCGCTCTGCAACGCCAACACCTCGGAGGGTTTCCGGCCGGGGCAGGACGTGAGCGTGCCGGAGATCAACCTCTACACGGGCGACATGCCGCGGCAGCTCctggcgccgccggcgccgccgctagCGTCGCGCCCGTTCCTGGCCTTCTTCGCCGGCGGCCGGCACGGGCACGTCCGTGACCTGCTGCTCCGGCGATGGAAGGGCCACGACCCGGACGTGTTCCCGGTGTACGAGCACGAGCACGAGCACAGCCATGGACGACGACAGCAGGACGGGGCCCCGCTTGACTACTACTGGTACATGCGGCGCGCGCGCTTCTGCCTGTGCCCGAGCGGGTACGAGGTGGCGAGCCCGCGCGTGGTGGAGGCCATCCACGCCGAGTGCGTGCCGGTGATCCTCTCCGACGGGTACGCGCTGCCGTTCGCCGACGTGCTGCGGTGGGAGGCGTTCTCGGTGGCGGTGCCGGTCGCCGACATCCCCAGGCTGAGGGAGGTGCTGGAGCGGATACCGGCGCCGGAGGTGGAGCGGCTCCAGCGAGGGGTGCGCCTGGTGAAGCGACACTTCATGCTGCACCAGCCGCCGGAGAGGCTGGACATGTTTAATATGATCCTGCATTCTGTCTGGCTCAGGAGGCTTAACCTTAGACTGAATCGCTAA